GGGTTTTAATTAGGTGTCACTTTTTTAACGCTGCAATCATATTTCAATAAACTAGACTTTAAATACGAATTCATCGATGTTATATTATTTTCTCTTGATTTACACAGCAGCAGATTCATGCAATAAAACAAGACGAGAACTTTTTAGTCCCTAACTTTACTAAATGTAATTTTTATCACTTTAGATATAACCACATTGTTTCTTGTTAAAACATCTGTTCTGTTATGTTGCAGGACTTTTTGTATAAGAAAAGAGAATTACACATATCTAATGAATAAATGATTAACTGTTGATCTCAATGTTGAATCTGAAGGTGCAGTCAGAATTGGTCCAAGCTGCCGGCACCAgtatggaagaagaagaaataaagatgCCCGAGAAAGAACAAGCAGATGACGCAGGCAAAGAGGGGGAGTCCAGTGCCGACAGCAGTCCCATTAAACCAGGAAGGGGGAGGCCGCTAGGTTTAAAGAAGCTGAAGGTTTGTGTAACAGACTTCAGACTCATGGGGCTGGTGTCAGGCATTTCCAACGGTGGGTCCACGCAGCccaagagaggaagagggcgtCCAAAACTCTCCATCACaacaaagacagaggaggagaaggagagggaagaggaggaggaggaagagaaggaggagggatcAGGAGACGACCAAGCTCCTGATTCTGTGCCCGCTCACAGGGGTAGAGGGAGACCTAAGGGGACCAAGACCATCAAAGCAGACGATACTCCTAGGAAAAGAGGGAGACCGAAAAAGTCTTTCAGCAATAACACCTCTTCGTCTGAGAAATTACCGAATGGTGACTCTGAGTCGCCAAAAAGGAAAAGGGGTCGTCCGAAAGGATCTGTGAAGCGTGTGTCAGAAAGTGCTAAAGAGGACGAAGGCACTCctgtaaaaaggaaaagaggccGACCAAAGGGCTCTACTAAAAAGAAGTCCAGgcggcagagagaggagagcagcgaggaggaggagacggagacggaggaggaggatacTGACGGTAGCGAAAGCGAAAGCTCACCCACAGAAAGAGTGGGACGTCAGATCAGGTCAACGGGGTCAAATGGCATCTCGGACAGGCCCCAGAGACAGAGGGGAAGGCCACGAAAAAGTCGAGCCACAGACGACTCACCGGAGTTTACGAGAGGAATAGGTCGACCCAAAGGCTCTTTGAACAAGAAAAGTCCTGCTTTAAAGGAGCAAGAGTCACCGAGCCGGTACAAGAGACCACACAACAGACCCCTACGActgtcatcatcaccaccagccAAGAGGGGAAGGCCGAGGAAGTATCCTCTGCCGACGGCGGAGGAGCGGAACAAACCAAAAGAATGGAAACCGCTCGGACGGCCGAGGAAGTACCCGCGTGCTGATCCACCAGAGGGCGCTACAGCCGGCGCTCCAGCCGGCCCCCGCAGAGGCCGCGGCCGGCCTCCCAAGACCCAGTCTAAGAAAGGTGCTCACCTGCGCAAGCGAATACCCGCCGCATCCTCACCGAGCAACCCCGACGACGATCCCCCGAGAAAAAGCAGACAAGCCCTAAGCGCTGCAACAAAGGAAGCTGTCGTACCGCGGAAAAGGGGACGTCCTAAAGGTCCAGGCAACAAAAATAAAGCCAGTGAGGACACGGAGCTGGACCGAGCGTCGCCAACCGGTGATTTACCTCCTGTTGAGGACcatgaagcagaggaggaggagcatgaagcagaaccagcagaagaggaggagcagacgacGTCCCCCGAGCACGTGGGCGATACTGAAGAAAAGCTCGTCGATGATCCCCCGAGAAAAAGCAGACAAACGCTAAGCGCTGCAAAAAATGAAGCAGTCGTACCGCGGAAAAGGGGACGGCCCAAAGGTCCAGGCAACAAAAATAAAgccagacaggaaacagagctgGACCGAGCGTCGCCAACGGGGGATTTACCTCCTGTTGAGGACCATGAAGCAGAActagcagaggaggaggagcagacgacGTCCCCCGAGCACGTGGGCGATACTGAAGAAAAGCTCGTCGATGATCCCCCGAGAAAAAGCAGACAAGCTCTACCCGCTGCAAAAAAGGAAGCAGTCGTACCGCGGAAAAGGGGACGTCCCAAAGGTCCAGGCAACAAAAATAAAGCCAGAGAGGAAACGGAGCTGGACCGAGCGTCGCCGAATGGTGACCCTGAGCcgccaaaaaagaaaaggggtCGGCCGAAAGGATCTGTGAAGCGTGTGACAGAAAGTGCTGAAGAGAACGAAGGCAGTCCTGTTGAGGAACATGAAGCAGAaccagcggaggaggaggagcatgaaGCAGCaccagcggaggaggaggagccggagcCCGAGGAGCAGACGACGTCGCCCGAGCTCGTGGGCGATTCTGAAGAAAAGCTCGTCGAACAAAACGCAGTCTTTGAAGTCATTGACCAGGCTTGATGAACTGAACAAAACGTTGCTGTAGTAGTTGTTGTTCTAAAACATAGAAACAATCTTTgtcaatgaaaacatgtttttaacattttctcgCTCTGGTAGAATTACAGGATCGCGGCTCCACTGTTTTCCTGACTAACTTGTTCATTCAGTCTGTCATTTCTGAGTAAGAAGTACTAAAAACCTTTTACTAGAACTGGCATGTAAAGTATTATTATAGACTGTTGCAGTTTTCATTTAACTGTCGGGTGTGTTGTTCGTCAGTGACAGTAAATGTTGGAGAGACGAGAGcgaggaaaacaaacatcccGACGGAAGCCTCCGTTCCTCCAGCTTCTGTCACTCACTGTCTTACTGACTtccttttatttcacttttaggTCAAATCTAATTCCTGTTCCTGGATcatttccatgatattctagGATAAACTGGCAGGAGAATATAGAGTCTTTGCACAAGATTTTCCCCTGATATCCAAACACATGCCTCCTTATTTGGATCAATGAAATCAACATGCGATTTAATATCAAAAGGTTCTCTTAAGCTCTTATAAGCCTGTCTGGATGTTTATCCTGATAAATGTTCATAGCAAATTTCATATTTTAAGAAAAGTTTTTACCAAGTTTGTTTCCTGTGGCTCACCAGCGCCTTGAACAGCAACGAGATTAGATTCAGACAAACACCCACTGGGTTTCTGGTCATTTACATTATTCCAAAACGGTGACGGTGTTTCTGACGGAGTTGGAACAGGATCTGGAAGCTTCACTTCGGCTCGGTCGAGCTTCTGTTGGGAGAGTTTGTGAAGAGAGAATATGTTGAAATGTCTCATTTTTTCCCCTAAATGCCATTTCACACTAGATCTTGTCAGAACATTTGTTTTGCCTTAATTGTTCAAGCTTTGAATGTATcaccagtttgtttgttttgtttggatcaGTGGATCCGTTCATGTCGTTTTGTTGAATGCGTTCCTGGACCGGACATGTCACCTTCCTGCCGCTCTGTagatttcctcctccacttttcactttttaataaTCTGTTTTCCATCCTGTTTTCTTGTAGCTGTgatattttttcttcttgtttttccaaACGCCTTGGGGTTTGTCATGAGATTAAGGTGATTGGGTCGATTTCACACACatccatttattttcctttgagCCCCTTGTGTACacatattttttgtgtgtgatatCGTTACCCATATTAACACCTCTGTGGCCGGAGTCGGACATCGATGTTTCCTAAAATGCCAAATTGTGCTTCTGTGTTTCCagttctgtaaaaaaaaatatactgtGAGGTGACGGAGGTGGAGGCTCCGTCGAGTCGAATCCTTCTGAGGGGACATATTtggattttgtgtgttttgaacaAGAATCCAATAATTTGTGAGAACATGGtcttgaaataaaatgttgatcTGTTCAATTTTTTCCACAGTGTTTGGTTTTATTCGTTAACTCCTCCCACTTTACCCAGTTTAACGATGTAGGCTCCACAGAAAGTAACAAGTTGATTATAATGTTGATTATAAAGCTGGTGGGTGGCAGCTCCACCCTCAGCAGCCTGATGACGTGACTCATGCACAACAACTTGAGTGAAGCCAAATCAAAGATCATGTTGGCTGTGACAGATGAATCACTAcgccttaaaaaaaacaccagtgaAAGTAAAGAGGGtgaagtggaaaaataaaatcaacatcGTTATTATTCGAAGTTATTGGACAGGGCGTTTTAAAATTATTTGAGAAATATTTATTGGCTTAAACCAAAggagaaatacaacattttaacaaatattaaaaactaGGATTATAGTATTATCCTGTTAATGTAATtgacaacattatagttcagtGTTTCGTACTTGACTGTCTGTTTGTAAACTACATTATTTTACTGCATAGGGACTACAGTTCTTTCATGTTATGTATATTCCTGTTTAATAATTAATCCTAGTAAAAGGTTTGTCAGTTTTCAcagataaaggaaaaaaatgttcATAGAAAAGGATTATGAAGACCAAGGTGACGTCACAGGTGGGTCTTTGGCTTGTTGTTTTTGGTGAGTGGAAagtgtatagatagatagatagatagatagatagatagatttattTACGCcctaagggaaattaagtcgtcaaagcagccggtatatttgaatacaataaaatacaatacattacaataaaataaaaaatattgaggtagaaagaataaaaaacagaaacacaagataaatatatagataaggtgcagtggcaagatgatggtaatagtactgatgatatgatggtaatgttattgttagacagtatataaaaatagtacagtatatatagtatataatataacataatatatatttatatatgatagtaattataccaatacaatagcagtatatagtaataatggcagcaacagtatatataataataatagtagtaatataataattataattataacatgtacacatgtataaatacgTGTATATAGACGtatatataaaaagaatatacagagagtatgatataatatatgatatatagtagaggtataaatattagtatttgactatacaatagataatataatatactatgagtgagaatatgtagacagagtgtgcaaaagacaatattattgtataaaaggatatataatatcaatatggtttatattaacacatatcacatatgatgtgaagtaagtgtatatggagcggagtgttgtacagggtacgtACTTGACTGTCTGTTTGTAAGCAGCATTATTTTACTGCATAGGGACTACAGCTCTGTCATGGTATGTACATTCctgttattaataattaatccTAGTAAAAGGTTTGTCAGTTTTCACAGATAAAGGAAAAAAGTGTTCATAGAAAAGGATTATGAAGACCAAGGTGACGTCACAGGTGGATCTTTGGCTTGTTGTTTTTGGTGAGTGGAAAGTGTATCGGAGTGAGACCTTGTCGCCGTGTCGCCCCTCTGTGTTCAGAGCAGTGAAACACCTGGTCACACCTGCCAGGTAACTTCAGTCTTcagctgagacacaaacagaaactcaGCTTCCCCCCCCTCCGAGGTCCGGATCGTGTCCCTCACTAAATCCACAGGTAGGTCGAACTTTCACTTTtctctgtgagtgtttgtggaTCAGAACATTTCACTCGGATCCCGAACAGCAGGTTCTCAGCTCCGACCCGAGAACCAGACGTCTGAGATCCGAGCGTCAGGCCCGAGCCTCGACCTGGTCCCGACAGGCTGGATCATAAACAAAGATCTGTGGCTTCAGACTGTGGGTTGAATCCAGTCTGGGACCAGTTCGGTGTGtttctctccagctgctcccaGTGAAGAGTCTCAGGGGTTTTGTTCAACACCAGGTGacataaaaaacagaagaaaaacaaggaaacgAAAGATATGTGACTCAGAGGAGGAAATCCATTTCCctacagataaacaaacaggtTACAACCCTGAGTTTAAACAAATTGACTCTAACACTGGGTCCATTCACCCAAACAACAGGTTCACTGTCACAAATATAGACTCATaaagatttacactgaaaacatgtaaaaaaaaaacaacttaatttaCATTTATACCATgcttaaaattatatttgtaagAGTATACTACAAATACAAAGACTCGTATGTatagat
This is a stretch of genomic DNA from Limanda limanda chromosome 19, fLimLim1.1, whole genome shotgun sequence. It encodes these proteins:
- the si:ch211-288g17.3 gene encoding uncharacterized protein si:ch211-288g17.3 — its product is MEEEEIKMPEKEQADDAGKEGESSADSSPIKPGRGRPLGLKKLKVCVTDFRLMGLVSGISNGGSTQPKRGRGRPKLSITTKTEEEKEREEEEEEEKEEGSGDDQAPDSVPAHRGRGRPKGTKTIKADDTPRKRGRPKKSFSNNTSSSEKLPNGDSESPKRKRGRPKGSVKRVSESAKEDEGTPVKRKRGRPKGSTKKKSRRQREESSEEEETETEEEDTDGSESESSPTERVGRQIRSTGSNGISDRPQRQRGRPRKSRATDDSPEFTRGIGRPKGSLNKKSPALKEQESPSRYKRPHNRPLRLSSSPPAKRGRPRKYPLPTAEERNKPKEWKPLGRPRKYPRADPPEGATAGAPAGPRRGRGRPPKTQSKKGAHLRKRIPAASSPSNPDDDPPRKSRQALSAATKEAVVPRKRGRPKGPGNKNKASEDTELDRASPTGDLPPVEDHEAEEEEHEAEPAEEEEQTTSPEHVGDTEEKLVDDPPRKSRQTLSAAKNEAVVPRKRGRPKGPGNKNKARQETELDRASPTGDLPPVEDHEAELAEEEEQTTSPEHVGDTEEKLVDDPPRKSRQALPAAKKEAVVPRKRGRPKGPGNKNKAREETELDRASPNGDPEPPKKKRGRPKGSVKRVTESAEENEGSPVEEHEAEPAEEEEHEAAPAEEEEPEPEEQTTSPELVGDSEEKLVEQNAVFEVIDQA